The Dokdonella koreensis DS-123 genome has a segment encoding these proteins:
- a CDS encoding winged helix-turn-helix domain-containing protein codes for MQTSVYRFGRFALDAKGRELREDGVLLAIPPKSFDCVAYLVEHRDRAVGRDELISAVWGVADVNDHTLGQTLLRARQALGDVEAERSMIRTVPRFGYRWIAVVEVIEYEAAAPAAPPAAERPVATAPPVEPVEPVEPLPPAAADGARPVRRWPWTRIALGLVVVLAGVGLGLWLARPPAPRNPATAPPASGALFMVLPVQLDGSQAATTWVRLGVMDYIATLLRQDGGQPVLPSDQVVSLVGDEPIQGREGENLGRLRAATGATHIVLPRAEQSDGRWHLSLDVFHDGTLDTYASSAAAPLEAAAQAIAQLMAHLRLHATVRVAPLPDDERLTRIDAALLMGDLEEAKRLIERGGAAAGTDPRFSVRAGNVAVRQGRLADAERLYRPLAEDLAQPDATLRARAWMGLGAVQLLQADNAAAVQSYTQAITLLGDGREGGWLGRSYMGRGASQVALEHYDEATADFSRARVELDRAGDRIGQANLDINVGMADAYRGRYTEALAAQDRAIAILAGFGIRDQLVISLHNKIYTQLALLDVAGAVATGRQAMEQIEHLANPAINRRVAAAFTRSLLAAGLLREAGEVIERFDDRPDDPAASDTEFAALRAVLLTEQGHGDRLVERADAIVARISRSADLSGQTSMGEVCWLVVQAAAAQGRIAPVERMLHQLESASSAPQDIDRAIILDLIRAERTRLRGEGDGSALYAEALAKAEARGAPESIIVVAVAWLRPLLADGDLERAAAVGGRLAAYADRDYRAARATEALYRALGRPSLAQAAAGKAAALAGERDLTDRF; via the coding sequence ATGCAAACATCCGTCTACCGGTTTGGTCGCTTCGCGCTGGATGCGAAGGGCCGCGAGCTGCGCGAGGACGGCGTGCTTCTGGCGATCCCGCCCAAGTCGTTCGATTGCGTGGCCTACCTGGTCGAGCACCGCGACCGGGCGGTGGGCCGGGACGAGCTGATCTCGGCGGTGTGGGGCGTGGCCGACGTCAACGACCATACGCTCGGCCAGACCCTGCTGCGTGCGCGCCAGGCGCTGGGCGACGTCGAAGCCGAGCGCAGCATGATCCGCACGGTGCCGCGGTTCGGCTATCGCTGGATCGCCGTGGTGGAGGTGATCGAGTACGAAGCGGCCGCACCGGCCGCACCGCCGGCTGCCGAGCGGCCGGTCGCGACGGCCCCGCCGGTCGAGCCTGTCGAGCCGGTCGAGCCGCTGCCTCCGGCGGCGGCGGACGGTGCCCGGCCGGTGCGGCGCTGGCCGTGGACGCGGATCGCGCTGGGGCTGGTCGTGGTGCTGGCCGGCGTCGGCTTGGGCCTGTGGCTGGCCCGGCCGCCAGCCCCCCGGAATCCGGCGACCGCGCCGCCGGCGAGCGGTGCATTGTTCATGGTGCTGCCGGTGCAGCTGGACGGCAGCCAGGCCGCCACGACCTGGGTGCGGCTGGGCGTCATGGACTACATCGCGACGCTGCTGCGCCAGGACGGCGGGCAGCCGGTCCTGCCGAGCGACCAGGTGGTGAGCCTGGTCGGCGACGAGCCGATACAGGGGCGCGAGGGCGAGAACCTGGGCCGGCTGCGCGCGGCGACCGGCGCTACGCACATCGTCCTGCCGCGGGCCGAGCAGTCCGACGGGCGCTGGCACCTCAGCCTGGACGTGTTCCACGACGGCACGCTCGATACCTACGCCAGCAGCGCCGCCGCGCCGCTGGAGGCGGCGGCGCAGGCCATCGCGCAGCTGATGGCGCACCTGCGCCTGCATGCGACGGTGCGTGTGGCGCCGCTGCCCGACGACGAGCGGCTGACACGGATCGACGCGGCATTGCTGATGGGCGACCTGGAGGAGGCCAAGCGCCTGATCGAGCGCGGTGGCGCGGCGGCCGGGACCGATCCGCGCTTCAGCGTGCGCGCCGGCAACGTGGCGGTGCGCCAGGGCCGGCTGGCCGATGCCGAGCGGTTGTACCGGCCGCTGGCGGAGGATCTCGCGCAGCCGGATGCCACGCTGCGCGCGCGGGCCTGGATGGGTCTGGGCGCGGTGCAGCTGCTGCAAGCGGACAACGCCGCGGCGGTGCAGTCCTACACGCAGGCGATCACGCTGCTCGGCGACGGCCGCGAGGGCGGCTGGCTCGGCCGCTCGTACATGGGGCGCGGGGCGAGCCAGGTCGCGCTCGAACACTACGACGAGGCGACCGCCGATTTCAGCCGCGCGCGCGTCGAGCTCGATCGTGCCGGCGACCGCATCGGCCAGGCCAACCTCGACATCAACGTCGGCATGGCCGACGCCTACCGCGGCCGCTACACCGAGGCGCTGGCCGCGCAGGACCGCGCGATCGCGATCCTGGCCGGCTTCGGCATCCGCGACCAGCTGGTCATCAGCCTGCACAACAAGATCTACACGCAACTGGCGCTGCTGGACGTGGCCGGCGCGGTCGCCACCGGCCGGCAGGCGATGGAGCAGATCGAACACCTGGCCAACCCGGCGATCAACCGGCGCGTGGCGGCGGCGTTCACGCGCAGCCTGCTGGCGGCCGGCCTGTTGCGCGAGGCGGGCGAGGTCATCGAGCGCTTCGACGACAGGCCCGACGATCCGGCCGCCAGCGACACCGAGTTCGCGGCCCTGCGCGCGGTGCTGCTGACCGAGCAGGGCCACGGCGACCGCCTGGTCGAGCGCGCCGATGCGATCGTGGCGCGGATCTCGCGTTCGGCCGACCTGTCCGGCCAGACGTCGATGGGCGAGGTGTGCTGGCTGGTGGTGCAGGCGGCCGCGGCGCAGGGGCGCATCGCGCCGGTCGAGCGCATGCTGCACCAGCTCGAATCGGCATCGTCGGCGCCGCAGGACATCGACCGGGCGATCATCCTCGACCTGATCCGGGCCGAGCGAACCCGCCTGCGCGGCGAGGGCGACGGCAGCGCGCTTTACGCCGAAGCCCTGGCCAAGGCCGAAGCCCGTGGTGCGCCGGAGAGCATCATCGTGGTGGCGGTGGCCTGGCTGCGTCCCCTGCTCGCCGACGGCGACCTGGAACGCGCCGCCGCGGTCGGCGGCCGGCTGGCGGCCTATGCCGATCGCGACTACCGGGCCGCGCGCGCCACCGAAGCGCTGTACCGCGCCCTGGGGCGGCCGTCGCTGGCGCAGGCGGCGGCCGGCAAGGCCGCCGCGCTGGCCGGCGAGCGTGACCTGACCGACCGGTTCTGA
- a CDS encoding TonB-dependent copper receptor yields MPPNASPAVLAAALLACAVPAQATDPSVTDPAPETARLQPVVVTAVAPQSPLLFTTDPKLPRQPVPASDGADYLRTIAGFGAVRNGGTNGDPVLRGMFGSRLNLLTGDGAMAGACPARMDNPLSYVAPETYDVLAVIKGPQTVLWGPGASAGTVRFERRTAPFETAGARLYGSALGGSWGRNDQVADIALGAPAGHLRLVANRSEQDDYDDGDGRTVPSRWKKWNADVEAGWTPGADTRVIATFGTGDGEARYAGRGMDGTRFKRESAGLRVEKTGFGGALARIDASVFHNDADHVMDNFRLREPDPLGPMPMPMEARLDRRTTGGRAAATWQLGAWDLVTGLDQQASRHRNHEAAHAMDMHAGTAWVPDARFTTTGAFAEATWKARPRDRLVAGARADRARVEDRRATTDGMMPMPNPTAGATRRETLGAGFVRYEHDLAATPATVYAGLGRTERLPDYWELFSPDHGPMGAANAFAAIRPEITTQLDVGAQYQGAVLRAWASLYAARIDDYILFRYGSGGMMGPSSQALNVDARTRGGELGLQWRFAPRWTTEATVAYAWGENRSDDRALPQMPPLEARMNLTYARADWSLGALWRLVARQGRIAVDEGNVVGRDLGPSAGFGTFSLNAGYRFGKTLQLTAGIDNLFDRTYAEHLNLAGNAAFGYPADPVRIHEPGRLVWMKLALDY; encoded by the coding sequence ATGCCACCGAACGCATCGCCCGCCGTGCTCGCCGCGGCCCTGCTCGCCTGTGCCGTGCCGGCGCAGGCGACCGACCCGAGCGTCACCGATCCCGCGCCGGAGACGGCGCGTCTCCAGCCGGTCGTCGTTACCGCCGTCGCGCCGCAGTCCCCGCTGCTGTTCACGACCGATCCCAAGCTGCCGCGCCAGCCGGTACCGGCCAGCGACGGCGCCGACTACCTCCGGACCATCGCCGGCTTCGGCGCCGTGCGCAACGGCGGCACCAACGGCGACCCGGTGCTGCGCGGGATGTTCGGCTCGCGGCTGAACCTCCTGACCGGCGACGGCGCCATGGCCGGAGCCTGCCCGGCGCGCATGGACAATCCGCTCTCCTACGTGGCGCCGGAGACCTACGACGTGCTCGCCGTGATCAAGGGCCCGCAGACCGTGCTGTGGGGGCCGGGTGCCTCGGCCGGCACGGTGCGCTTCGAGCGCCGCACCGCGCCGTTCGAGACCGCCGGTGCGCGCCTGTACGGCAGTGCGCTCGGCGGCAGCTGGGGCCGCAACGACCAGGTGGCCGACATCGCGCTCGGCGCGCCCGCCGGCCATCTGCGCCTGGTCGCCAACCGCTCCGAGCAGGACGACTACGACGACGGTGACGGCCGCACCGTTCCCTCGCGCTGGAAGAAGTGGAACGCCGACGTCGAGGCCGGCTGGACGCCCGGCGCCGACACGCGCGTGATCGCCACGTTCGGTACCGGCGATGGCGAGGCGCGCTATGCCGGCCGCGGCATGGACGGCACCCGGTTCAAGCGCGAAAGCGCCGGCCTGCGCGTGGAGAAGACCGGCTTCGGCGGCGCGCTCGCGCGCATCGACGCCAGCGTCTTCCACAACGACGCCGACCATGTGATGGACAACTTCCGCCTGCGCGAACCCGATCCGCTGGGGCCGATGCCGATGCCGATGGAAGCACGCCTGGATCGCCGCACCACCGGTGGGCGTGCCGCCGCCACCTGGCAGCTCGGCGCCTGGGACCTGGTCACCGGCCTGGACCAGCAGGCCAGCCGTCACCGCAACCACGAGGCCGCCCACGCGATGGACATGCACGCTGGCACCGCCTGGGTGCCCGACGCGCGCTTCACCACCACCGGCGCCTTTGCCGAGGCCACGTGGAAGGCCCGCCCGCGCGACCGCCTGGTCGCCGGCGCCCGTGCCGATCGCGCGCGGGTCGAGGACCGGCGCGCGACCACGGACGGCATGATGCCGATGCCCAATCCCACGGCCGGTGCCACGCGCCGCGAGACGCTCGGTGCCGGCTTCGTGCGCTACGAGCACGACCTCGCGGCCACGCCCGCCACCGTCTATGCCGGCCTCGGCCGTACCGAGCGCCTGCCGGACTACTGGGAGCTGTTCTCGCCCGACCACGGGCCGATGGGCGCCGCCAATGCCTTCGCCGCGATCCGCCCGGAGATCACCACCCAGCTCGACGTCGGCGCCCAGTACCAGGGAGCGGTGTTGCGCGCCTGGGCCTCGCTGTACGCCGCACGCATCGACGACTACATCCTGTTCCGCTACGGCAGCGGCGGCATGATGGGCCCGTCCTCGCAGGCGCTGAACGTCGATGCGCGCACGCGCGGCGGCGAGCTCGGCCTGCAGTGGCGTTTCGCCCCGCGCTGGACCACCGAGGCCACCGTCGCCTACGCCTGGGGCGAGAACCGCAGCGACGACCGCGCGCTGCCGCAGATGCCACCGCTGGAGGCACGCATGAACCTGACCTATGCGCGCGCCGACTGGTCGCTCGGCGCGCTGTGGCGGCTGGTCGCGCGGCAGGGCCGCATCGCCGTGGACGAGGGCAACGTCGTCGGCCGCGACCTCGGCCCCAGTGCCGGCTTCGGCACGTTCTCGCTCAACGCCGGCTATCGCTTCGGCAAGACACTGCAGCTCACCGCCGGCATCGACAACCTGTTCGACCGCACCTACGCCGAGCACCTGAACCTCGCCGGCAACGCGGCCTTCGGCTATCCGGCCGATCCGGTGCGCATCCACGAGCCGGGACGGCTGGTGTGGATGAAGCTGGCGCTGGACTATTAG